One window of Polyangium spumosum genomic DNA carries:
- the hisF gene encoding imidazole glycerol phosphate synthase subunit HisF, translating into MLAKRIIPCLDVKDGRVVKGVQFVGLRDAGDPVEAARRYDEAGADEITFLDITASHEKRGTLLDMVRAAADQLFVPLTVGGGVGSERDIEALLDAGADKIAINTAAVREPALVERAAARWGAQAIVVAIDARRVGAEEPARWTVVTHGGRRETGLDVVEWAKRITSLGAGELLLTSMDRDGTKAGYDLGLTRAVADAVSVPVIASGGVGTLEHVYEGLVVGGADAALCASIFHDGTHTVAEAKAYLAGRGVPVRMADPRRGGS; encoded by the coding sequence GTGCTGGCCAAGCGCATCATCCCCTGCCTGGACGTGAAGGACGGACGCGTCGTCAAGGGCGTCCAGTTCGTCGGGCTGCGGGACGCGGGCGACCCCGTGGAGGCCGCCCGGCGTTACGACGAGGCGGGGGCCGACGAGATCACCTTCCTCGACATCACGGCCTCCCACGAGAAACGCGGGACGCTGCTCGACATGGTGCGGGCGGCGGCGGACCAGCTCTTCGTGCCGCTCACCGTGGGCGGCGGCGTGGGGAGCGAGCGCGACATCGAGGCGTTGCTCGACGCGGGCGCCGACAAGATCGCGATCAACACGGCCGCCGTGCGGGAGCCCGCGCTCGTGGAGCGCGCGGCGGCGCGGTGGGGCGCGCAGGCGATCGTGGTGGCGATCGACGCGAGGCGGGTCGGCGCCGAAGAGCCGGCACGCTGGACCGTGGTGACCCACGGCGGGCGGCGGGAGACGGGGCTCGACGTGGTCGAATGGGCGAAGCGGATCACGTCGCTCGGCGCGGGAGAGCTCCTGCTGACGAGCATGGACCGGGACGGGACGAAGGCAGGCTACGACCTCGGGCTGACGCGGGCCGTGGCGGACGCGGTGAGCGTGCCGGTGATCGCGTCGGGCGGCGTGGGGACGCTCGAGCACGTGTACGAGGGGCTCGTCGTAGGAGGGGCGGACGCGGCGCTGTGCGCGTCGATCTTCCACGACGGGACGCACACGGTGGCAGAGGCGAAGGCGTACCTGGCAGGGCGTGGGGTGCCGGTGCGGATGGCGGATCCGAGGAGAGGTGGGTCGTGA